The nucleotide sequence TGTCGTCGACCACCGCCGCGACACCGATCGTGTTCATGCGCCGGTGCAACAACGCGCGGGCCGCGGCATTGGGTCGGTATTGCAGTTCGGCGGCCGCGGCCAGAATGCGTTCGCGGGTTTCGGCCGAGATGCGCGACGAGGTTTTGACCGAGTTGAGCACCGCCGATGCCGCCATGGCGGAAACACCGGCGGCACGACCGACATCGGCCAAGGTGGCGGCGCGCGAGGATTTGGGTTTACGGGGTCGGGGCATGCGAGGCGAGTGACAGTGGCGGCGCGCCCGTCGACCGGCAAGCGCGCAGCGCGGCCGGTTTAGGGAACATCAATCGTCAGGGCGCTCGCCCCCGGATCCGCGACGATTTCGCCGTCGCCGGGCAACAGGCGCACCGACCAGCGCGATGGCACGCGACCGGTCAGGGTCACGATGAGGGTCTCGCCCACCCGGCTCACCGCGGCCACGGTCTCCGCCGCGCCGTCAAATCCCGGCACGGTGCACGTTGCTGTATCGCCATCCTCGATACGATATATCGCCAGCGTCACGCCCTCCGCCCAATCGTAGTCCGGTCGGGTCTCGTCGCCGCCCAGCGGCAGCACCGATCCCGTCCGCACGTAGAGGGGCAGATCCATGAAGTCGTGGTGGGTGCGATGCCAGCCGCCCGAGCGCTCCTCCCCGGTGAGCAGGTGCACCCACGAGCCCGTCGGCAGGTAAAAATCCACTTCGCCGGCGACGGAAAACACCGGTGCCACCAACAAGCGGTCCCCGAGCATGTATTGGCGGTCGAGGGCATCGCAGCCGCGATCGTCGCAAAACTCCATCACCATGGCGCGCATCAACGGCACGCCGGTGCGGTGCGCCTCGACGGCCTTGGCGAAAAGATAGGGCATGAGCCGACACTTGAGCCGGGTAAAATACCGGAGGACATCGCAGGATTCTTCATCAAACGCCCAGGGCACGCGGTAGGACGTGCTGCCGTGCATGCGGCTGTGCGAAGAGAGCAGACCAAACGCCACCCAGCGTTTGTAGACCGCCGGGTCCGGCTGCCCCTCGAATCCGCCGATGTCATGACTCCAGAAGCCAAAACCACACGCGCCGAGCGACAAACCACCCCGCAGGGACTCGGCCATCGACTCGAAGGTGGAGTTGCAATCACCGCCCCAGTGCACGGGAAATTTCTGTCCGCCCGTGTGAGCCGATCGTGCAAACAACACCGCTTCACCGTCACCGCGCACTTCGCGGAGCAACTCGAACACGGCCTCGTTGTAGAGCACTGCGTAATGATTGTGCATGCGATCGGGATCGGAACCGTCGTGCCAGACGACATCGGTCGGGATGCGTTCGCCAAAGTCGGTTTTGAAACTGTCGACCCCCATCGCCAGCAATCGGCGCAGGTGACCGACAAACCAGTCCCGGGCCGCCGGGTTGGTGAAATCGACGATGCCCATGCCGGGTTGCCAGAGATCGGTCTGCCACACATCGCCGTTGGGCTTTTTCAACAAGTAGCCCTCGCGCACCGCTTCATCGAACAGGCGGGACATCTGCCCGATGTAGGGATTGATCCACACCGAGACCCGCAGTCCTTTTTCATGCAGGCGCTGCAACTGTCCCGCGGGATCGGGGAAGGTGCGTTCATCCCATTGGAAGTCGCACCAGCAAAACTCCCGCATCCAGAAACAATCATAGTGAAACACATGCAGCGGCAGGTCGCGGGAGCGCATGCCTTCGATGAACCCGTTCACCGTCGCCTCATCGTATTGCGTCGTGAACGAGGTGGTAAGCCACAGGCCAAACGACCACGCCGGCGGCAGGGCGGGACGACCGGTCAACGCCGTGAGCCGGTTGAGCACGTCCTTGGGCGTGGGGCCCGCGATCACGAAATACTCCAACTGCTCGCCCGGGAGACTGAACTGCACCCGTGAGACGCGTTCCGAACCCACCTCAAACGAGACCGGCCCCGTGTCGTTGACGAGCACTCCGTAACCCCGATTGGTCAGGTAAAACGGCACGCACTTGTAGGCCTGTTCACTGCCCGTGCCGCCGTCCCGATTCCAGTTTTCCACCACCTGCCCGTTTTTGACAAAAGCCGTGAAACGCTCGCCCAACCCATAGACGTTTTCCCCGACGGCGAGATCGAGCTGTTCGTGCATGTAGGGTCCGCCACTGCCGTTTTCGACGTAACCCACGCTGCGGAATCCGCTGTGCGTGTAGGTGGTGCCATCCGGCCGCTCGAACCGCAGTGACCAACCTCCCTGTTTGGCCAATCGCGCCGTGAGCGCTCCGGTGTGCAACGCCACCATGCCGTCGGTTTCCTCGATCTCCACCTCCGGCGCTTCAACCGGATTCAGCGGCACCTGCGGCCCGCGTGCATGACTGCCCGTGAAATGAGAAATGCGCACGCGAACGACGCCCTCCAACGGCGAGTCCAACCGCACCGTGAGCAGCGGTCCCTGCAATGTGTCGCCGCGATGCCGCACCGGACGCGTGGGAGCATGCACGACCAAGGCGTCGCCGTCGCGCTGCACACGATGGACTTCCGCAGGATAATGGGGCTGCAGGCCGGGCCGCACCAACCAGGCGCCGTCGGTAAACTTCATGATGTCAGGGGTTTTTCACACTCGGCCGGGTTGGTCGAGATTCGGTTGATGTTACGTTAAATCTAAGGAGGCAAAGGCTATTCTAGTCACTCTATCGACGAGTCGGGAAGCCGCGCTCAAACAACGCGGTTCGCGCTGATAACCGCGGCGTAATAATGGGCGGACAACTTGGGCGTGCGCTGCTGCGTGGCGAAGTCAACGTGCACGATGCCGAAGCGGCGCTCGTAACCGTCCTCCCATTCAAAGTTGTCCATGAACGACCACAGAAAATAACCGTCGACCGGAATTCCGTCCGCGATCGCCCGCTGCAATTCGCGCAAGTGGGCGCGCAAAAACTCCCGGCGGTGCAGATCATTCACCTCGCCCGCGACCACCGGCTCGTCGTTGTAACCGCAGCCGTTTTCGGTGATGTAGATCGACTTCACGCCGTAGGTTTCGTGCGCGAGCCGCGTGCCCCAATAAATGACCTGCGGGGCCCAATGCAGCCACGGACTGTCGGCCTTGGGATAAGCCGACGGCAAGAGCACTTCCTCCGGTTCACCATCGGCTCCGGCTCGCACAAACGGCCCCGTGTAGAGATTGAGGCCCAGAAAATCCGTGGGCGCGCTGATCAAAGCAAAATCGTCGGCCGCCACCTTCGGTGCATCCTTCCCGCAACGCTCCAGATACTCGTCGCTGTAACCACCGTTCGAGATGGCCCCGAGCAGGTGCAGATTCTTGCGCCGATACCATTCCCGCGCCGCCGCGATATCGGCCGGTGTCTCCGTCACGGGGATACACACGTCACTGTTGTCGGTGAGCCCCACCTGCGCACGTGGTCCGCCGTATTGTCGCACCGCCTGCACCGCCAGTCCGTGGCTCACCAGCGCGTGGTGATAAATCTGATTCAACGTCGCCGCATCAACTTTCACCCCGGGGGCCTTGAGCCCGTAGCCGTAAGCGAGCTGGGTGAAGCAGCGAATCTCGTTGAGCGTGATCCAATGTTCGATGCGGTCGGCAAACGCCTGCACCACGGTGGTCGCGTAACGACCAAATGCCTCCACGGTTTCGCGCGCGCGCCACCCTCCCCGATCTTCCAACGCCTGGGGCAGGTCCCAATGAAACAACGTCACCCACGGCGTGATCCCGTGTCGCGCCATCGCATCAAACAACCGCGCGTAAAAATCCAACCCCGCCTGATTCAGCTCGCCGTCGCCATCCGGATAGATTCGGGGCCAGGAAATCGACAACCGGTAGTGCTTCACGCCCAACGATGCCATCAGGGCAAAATCCTCGTCGAAGCGGTGGTAGTGATCACACGCCACGTCGAGCGTATCACCGCCGTGCACCTTGCCGGGCTGCCGGGCAAAGCGATCCCAGATAGACTCCCCCTTGCCGTCGGTAAAAGCCGCACCTTCAATTTGCGCCGCGGCCGTAGCCACACCCCAGATAAAACCGGCCGGAAAAGTAGAATTGCAGGGGAGAGACATGGGAACGAGGCGCTCGTTCGATAAGGGACCATGATAATGATTTAACGCAAAACTAAATTAGGAAATCCCCCTCCCTCTTGGCGCGATTGGCATATTAATTGGCACGTGCGGCTAGTGAACCCCCGGGCAATCCGAGCTAATATGGTGACGTTCCCAGCACATCGCGCCGTCACCGACGGCCGGCGGGGAATACATTCCAACATTCCATCGAAAGTTCATCACCATGAGTTCACCCACTGCTGAAATTCTCTCTGTCACCACGCTGCCGCTGTCCGGTCGTATCGCCGTCATCACGGGCGCATCCAGCGGCATCGGCGCCGCCACCGCCCAACGCCTCGTGAGTCTCGGGGCCAAGGTCGCCCTCCTCGCTCGCCGTAAATCCAAACTCGATGCCCTCGTCGCCGAGATCACCGCCGCCGGTGGCACCGCGCTCGCCATCGAGGTCGACGTGACGTCGCCCGAACAGGTCGCTGCCGCCGCCGCCACCGTCACGGCCGAGCTCGGTCGCGCGAGTATTCTGATCAATAACGCCGGGGTCATGTTGCCCGCGCCGATCACAGAAACGCGGGTCAACGACTGGGAGAGCATGATCGATCTCAACCTCACGGGTGCGTTGCGCGTGATCGGGGCGTTCACTCCGGCTCTCACCGCTTCCGCCCAGGAAAACGGTGTCGCCGACTTGGTGAACATTTCCTCGATCGCGGCTCAAAATGTCTTCCCTTCCTTCGCCGTCTACAGCGCGACCAAGGCCGCCATCAGCCACCTCTCCCGTCACCTGCGCGCCGAGCTCGGCCCCGCCGATGTTCGCGTCTCGATGATCGAGCCCGGTCTCGTCGAAACCGAACTCGCCAGCCACGTGACCGATCCCGCCGTGACGGATTGGATCAATGGAGCGGCCCAAGCGATGACGCTCCTCAAATCCGAGGACATCGCCGAGACGATCGGGTTCACCGTCGCCCTCCCGCGCCACGTCAACCTGCAGCAGGTGACGGTCATGCCCACCCATCAGGTCTGAGCATTCGCCCTCCCCGTCCCGTCTCCGCTGAGCCACCGTTTTTCCGGCTTCCCGGATTGCGGCCAGCCCGGCCGGGCGGGATTGTTCATCCCACCGGGGGCCGCGAGGGCTCCCTTTTCGCCATGAGCAAACACTTTCGCGTCTCCGGCCTGCTCCCGGCCAAACTGGAAGAACTATCGCTGTCGCCCGCGGCGGTGCTACGGCACGCCGAACTGCCGGCCACGTTTTTCGAACAGGAGAAAATCTACGTCACCACCGACGAAATGTTCGCGTTGTGGCGGGCGATCGAGGCGCTCTCTCCCGATCCGCTGGTCGGTATCAAGATTGGCAACGAAGACCGCATCGAACGCTACGATCCGATCGCGATCGCGTCGCTCTACACCCGCAATTTCACGGACGCGATGGAGCGGGCCGCCCGCTACAAACAGCTCACGTGTCCGGAGAAGATCGAGTTGGCCGCCACCGCCGATACCTACACCGTCCGCTTCGTCTGGATGCTCGCTCGCGACACCGAACCATCGGTCTTCACCGACATGTGTTTCGCATGGGTGCAGGCGATCGGCCGACGCGGCACGGGGCGCGCGCTCACGCCCTTGCGCGTCGACTATGCGCGTCCACCCGCCCACCGCGAGGAGCTCGAAACCCATTTCGGCTGTCCGGTGCGCTTTAATGCGAAACACAACCTGATCGTGTTTCGTCGATCCG is from Synoicihabitans lomoniglobus and encodes:
- a CDS encoding AraC family transcriptional regulator; translation: MSKHFRVSGLLPAKLEELSLSPAAVLRHAELPATFFEQEKIYVTTDEMFALWRAIEALSPDPLVGIKIGNEDRIERYDPIAIASLYTRNFTDAMERAARYKQLTCPEKIELAATADTYTVRFVWMLARDTEPSVFTDMCFAWVQAIGRRGTGRALTPLRVDYARPPAHREELETHFGCPVRFNAKHNLIVFRRSDIERPFVTHNADLLAAISPQLEKELVIQNAGANAGELVKLTIKRVLAGRRPDIRDIAREIGQSVRTLQRRLAASGLTYQQVMENARRELAHHYLRHSALELNETAYLLGYEDANSFFRAFHRWEGMPPGRWRKLHRERVA
- a CDS encoding GH1 family beta-glucosidase, whose translation is MSLPCNSTFPAGFIWGVATAAAQIEGAAFTDGKGESIWDRFARQPGKVHGGDTLDVACDHYHRFDEDFALMASLGVKHYRLSISWPRIYPDGDGELNQAGLDFYARLFDAMARHGITPWVTLFHWDLPQALEDRGGWRARETVEAFGRYATTVVQAFADRIEHWITLNEIRCFTQLAYGYGLKAPGVKVDAATLNQIYHHALVSHGLAVQAVRQYGGPRAQVGLTDNSDVCIPVTETPADIAAAREWYRRKNLHLLGAISNGGYSDEYLERCGKDAPKVAADDFALISAPTDFLGLNLYTGPFVRAGADGEPEEVLLPSAYPKADSPWLHWAPQVIYWGTRLAHETYGVKSIYITENGCGYNDEPVVAGEVNDLHRREFLRAHLRELQRAIADGIPVDGYFLWSFMDNFEWEDGYERRFGIVHVDFATQQRTPKLSAHYYAAVISANRVV
- a CDS encoding SDR family oxidoreductase, with product MSSPTAEILSVTTLPLSGRIAVITGASSGIGAATAQRLVSLGAKVALLARRKSKLDALVAEITAAGGTALAIEVDVTSPEQVAAAAATVTAELGRASILINNAGVMLPAPITETRVNDWESMIDLNLTGALRVIGAFTPALTASAQENGVADLVNISSIAAQNVFPSFAVYSATKAAISHLSRHLRAELGPADVRVSMIEPGLVETELASHVTDPAVTDWINGAAQAMTLLKSEDIAETIGFTVALPRHVNLQQVTVMPTHQV
- the yicI gene encoding alpha-xylosidase, producing the protein MKFTDGAWLVRPGLQPHYPAEVHRVQRDGDALVVHAPTRPVRHRGDTLQGPLLTVRLDSPLEGVVRVRISHFTGSHARGPQVPLNPVEAPEVEIEETDGMVALHTGALTARLAKQGGWSLRFERPDGTTYTHSGFRSVGYVENGSGGPYMHEQLDLAVGENVYGLGERFTAFVKNGQVVENWNRDGGTGSEQAYKCVPFYLTNRGYGVLVNDTGPVSFEVGSERVSRVQFSLPGEQLEYFVIAGPTPKDVLNRLTALTGRPALPPAWSFGLWLTTSFTTQYDEATVNGFIEGMRSRDLPLHVFHYDCFWMREFCWCDFQWDERTFPDPAGQLQRLHEKGLRVSVWINPYIGQMSRLFDEAVREGYLLKKPNGDVWQTDLWQPGMGIVDFTNPAARDWFVGHLRRLLAMGVDSFKTDFGERIPTDVVWHDGSDPDRMHNHYAVLYNEAVFELLREVRGDGEAVLFARSAHTGGQKFPVHWGGDCNSTFESMAESLRGGLSLGACGFGFWSHDIGGFEGQPDPAVYKRWVAFGLLSSHSRMHGSTSYRVPWAFDEESCDVLRYFTRLKCRLMPYLFAKAVEAHRTGVPLMRAMVMEFCDDRGCDALDRQYMLGDRLLVAPVFSVAGEVDFYLPTGSWVHLLTGEERSGGWHRTHHDFMDLPLYVRTGSVLPLGGDETRPDYDWAEGVTLAIYRIEDGDTATCTVPGFDGAAETVAAVSRVGETLIVTLTGRVPSRWSVRLLPGDGEIVADPGASALTIDVP